One Pullulanibacillus sp. KACC 23026 DNA segment encodes these proteins:
- a CDS encoding CvpA family protein: MSKSLPFGMIRGIVSKKPELRKVKLLEKVEAVVVVNLIILILLVVGFAIGARRGLILQLVHFTGFVAAYVIAYNYAGQLAPKLQFWIPYSQDSAANSFFSTIKNLNLEMSFYHAVAFTIIFIVVKIVWQILGSMLDFLADLPILRSINRLLGALFGFVEVYLVLFVLLYIGALMPYFHIDQYVHSSSVALFMVQHTPGFSQTIQHLWFQYTGANPLT, from the coding sequence TTGTCCAAATCGCTCCCTTTTGGTATGATTAGGGGGATTGTTAGTAAGAAACCTGAACTTAGAAAAGTTAAATTACTTGAGAAAGTCGAGGCAGTAGTCGTGGTTAATTTAATTATACTTATCTTGCTTGTTGTTGGCTTTGCTATTGGCGCGCGAAGAGGATTGATCCTCCAATTGGTTCATTTTACTGGCTTCGTTGCGGCTTATGTGATTGCCTATAACTATGCAGGTCAACTTGCTCCAAAACTTCAATTTTGGATCCCTTATTCACAGGATTCTGCTGCCAACTCTTTTTTTAGTACAATAAAAAATTTAAATCTTGAAATGTCCTTTTACCATGCGGTCGCTTTTACGATCATTTTTATTGTCGTGAAGATTGTTTGGCAGATTCTTGGATCGATGCTTGATTTTCTGGCTGATCTTCCTATTCTTAGATCCATTAATCGCCTATTAGGAGCTTTGTTTGGGTTTGTTGAAGTGTACTTAGTTCTTTTTGTTCTGTTGTACATAGGGGCTTTAATGCCTTATTTTCATATTGACCAATATGTCCATAGCTCTTCAGTGGCGCTTTTTATGGTCCAGCATACACCTGGTTTTTCACAAACCATTCAGCATCTTTGGTTCCAATATACGGGAGCTAACCCGCTGACCTAA
- a CDS encoding enoyl-CoA hydratase: MTAILRETFDQVAVLTLNKPPANALSRSIIQGLSDQFDHLAEDPAIKAVVLRGDGRFFSAGADIKEFTEVPSADEFSRLATNGQDVFKRIETFTKPVIAAIHGAALGGGLELSMACHIRIAETGTKFGLPELNLGLIPGFAGTQRLPRLVGVPKATEMILTSTPIDAEEALRWGLVNRVVETGKGFETALELAQQISKKSAVSVQAALRSLQFARQGEFEKGSEFEAVSFGKVFASEDAKEGIAAFMEKRSPQFKDR; the protein is encoded by the coding sequence ATGACAGCTATCTTACGGGAAACCTTTGATCAAGTGGCGGTATTGACGCTTAACAAGCCACCGGCCAATGCTTTATCTCGTTCCATTATTCAAGGCTTATCGGACCAGTTCGATCACCTAGCAGAAGATCCCGCTATTAAAGCAGTGGTCCTTCGCGGTGATGGTCGTTTTTTCTCAGCAGGAGCAGACATTAAGGAATTTACAGAAGTCCCTTCAGCGGACGAATTCTCAAGGCTGGCAACGAATGGACAAGATGTGTTTAAGCGGATTGAGACGTTCACAAAACCCGTCATTGCTGCCATCCATGGTGCTGCTCTTGGCGGAGGGCTTGAGCTTTCCATGGCCTGCCACATTCGGATTGCTGAAACAGGAACCAAGTTTGGCCTGCCTGAACTGAACTTAGGACTTATTCCGGGGTTTGCGGGTACACAGCGCCTGCCTCGTTTAGTAGGGGTGCCAAAAGCAACCGAAATGATATTAACAAGTACGCCAATTGATGCTGAAGAAGCGTTGAGGTGGGGACTTGTGAATCGAGTCGTGGAGACAGGAAAGGGATTCGAAACAGCGCTCGAACTTGCTCAGCAAATTTCCAAGAAGAGTGCCGTCTCCGTCCAAGCAGCACTTAGAAGTTTACAATTTGCTCGCCAAGGGGAATTTGAAAAAGGATCAGAGTTTGAAGCGGTGAGCTTTGGTAAAGTCTTTGCTTCTGAGGATGCGAAAGAAGGCATTGCGGCTTTTATGGAAAAACGGTCGCCTCAATTTAAAGATCGTTAA
- a CDS encoding endonuclease MutS2 → MKPRVLKLLEYDKIRDQLAAKASSSLGREIASHLEPSTDPEEVRSLIEETDEALNVLRLKGHLPFGGITDVRPPLKRAQVGGVLSAKELMAVADTIRGSRIIKHFIEEQIEDGAALPILGSHAEMLEPAGEVEREIRGCIDDQGYVMDSASDALRSIRSQLRSFDGRIKDKLESIVRSPNTQKMLSEAIVTIRNNRHVVPVKQEYRQAFGGIVHDQSASGATFFIEPQAIVELNNRLNETRLKEEQEVDRILTELSRRLAEVAETVRNDVDRLAVIDFIFAKARLAETMKATKPALSHEGTFHLKKARHPLIPLTQVVPIDVALENGTKALVITGPNTGGKTVTLKTVGLLTLMAQSGLHLPVYEGSVVNVFEHVFADIGDEQSIEQSLSTFSSHMKNIIAILEEVNDRSLVLFDELGAGTDPQEGAALSISILDEVRNRGACLIATTHYSELKAYAYEREGVINASVEFDVATLSPTYRLLMGIPGRSNAFEISKRLGLDERIIEQARSLISSDTAKVDDMIASLERHRLEAERANAEAARLKQEWEKKAQLLDQELAKWEREKDQLRKEAEREAKVKLAEAKEEAESIIKKLREMQTEANRVKEHELIDAKSRLDHALDALQSETSARPHSYSQKKALEFEPGQEVKVTTFGQKGHIIERLSDKEYLVQVGVMKMNIAADSLKPVKEEQQVKPVVNVRTQTGTVRTELDLRGERYEEAMERLDKYLDAALLAGYPSVSIIHGKGTGALRKGVQTRLSKHPRIKSIRLGGMNEGGHGVTVVEFK, encoded by the coding sequence ATGAAGCCAAGAGTTTTAAAGCTTTTAGAATATGATAAGATTCGTGATCAATTAGCGGCCAAAGCATCCTCTTCTCTTGGTCGAGAGATCGCGAGTCATTTGGAGCCGAGCACCGATCCCGAAGAGGTCCGAAGTCTCATCGAGGAAACCGATGAAGCGCTTAATGTATTGAGGTTAAAAGGGCATCTTCCGTTTGGGGGGATCACAGATGTGCGTCCCCCGTTAAAACGTGCTCAGGTTGGCGGCGTGTTAAGTGCCAAAGAATTGATGGCTGTAGCCGACACCATTCGAGGCTCAAGAATTATCAAGCATTTTATTGAAGAGCAGATAGAAGACGGTGCTGCTCTCCCGATTCTCGGTTCTCATGCGGAAATGCTCGAGCCTGCCGGAGAAGTCGAACGGGAGATCAGAGGGTGTATTGACGATCAAGGGTATGTCATGGACTCAGCAAGTGACGCGCTTCGTTCGATCCGTTCACAGCTGCGTTCATTTGATGGACGAATCAAAGATAAGCTGGAATCCATTGTCCGTTCTCCTAATACGCAAAAGATGCTTTCAGAAGCGATTGTCACGATCCGCAATAATCGCCATGTGGTCCCTGTCAAACAGGAATATCGCCAAGCTTTTGGCGGGATTGTGCATGACCAATCGGCATCCGGAGCGACTTTCTTTATTGAGCCTCAAGCCATTGTTGAATTAAATAATCGGTTGAATGAAACCCGCTTAAAAGAAGAACAAGAAGTGGACCGGATTTTGACAGAACTCTCACGTCGACTAGCCGAAGTAGCAGAAACCGTTCGAAATGATGTCGATCGACTTGCTGTTATCGATTTTATTTTTGCAAAGGCAAGGCTCGCGGAAACGATGAAGGCAACGAAGCCAGCGCTTAGTCATGAAGGAACTTTTCATTTGAAAAAAGCGCGGCATCCATTAATTCCGCTCACTCAAGTTGTTCCAATTGATGTGGCGTTAGAAAATGGAACAAAGGCGCTTGTCATTACGGGTCCGAATACAGGCGGAAAAACGGTGACGTTAAAGACGGTCGGATTATTAACCTTAATGGCGCAATCGGGACTCCATTTGCCTGTTTATGAAGGCTCTGTTGTCAATGTCTTTGAACATGTTTTTGCTGATATTGGAGATGAGCAGTCCATTGAGCAAAGCTTGAGCACCTTCTCTTCTCACATGAAAAATATTATCGCCATTCTTGAAGAGGTGAATGACCGCAGTTTAGTGCTTTTTGACGAATTGGGTGCAGGCACCGATCCTCAAGAAGGAGCGGCTTTATCCATTTCCATATTAGATGAGGTCCGAAATAGAGGGGCTTGTCTCATTGCTACCACTCACTATAGTGAATTGAAAGCCTATGCGTATGAGCGAGAAGGGGTAATCAATGCAAGTGTAGAGTTTGACGTGGCGACGTTAAGCCCCACGTATCGACTGTTGATGGGAATCCCTGGACGAAGCAATGCTTTTGAAATCTCTAAACGCTTAGGTTTGGACGAGAGGATCATTGAACAAGCGAGAAGTCTGATATCCAGTGATACCGCGAAAGTGGACGATATGATTGCGTCCCTTGAACGCCATCGTCTAGAAGCGGAGAGAGCGAATGCGGAGGCGGCAAGACTTAAACAGGAATGGGAGAAAAAAGCGCAACTATTAGACCAGGAACTGGCTAAGTGGGAGAGGGAAAAAGACCAGCTTAGAAAAGAAGCCGAGCGCGAGGCAAAAGTGAAGCTTGCCGAAGCGAAAGAAGAAGCCGAGTCGATTATTAAAAAACTGCGTGAAATGCAAACGGAAGCGAACCGTGTTAAAGAACATGAACTCATTGATGCCAAATCCCGACTTGATCATGCCTTGGATGCGTTACAAAGTGAAACCTCAGCCCGGCCTCATTCGTATAGTCAAAAGAAAGCGTTGGAATTTGAACCAGGTCAAGAGGTGAAGGTCACGACATTTGGTCAAAAAGGGCATATTATTGAACGGCTTAGTGACAAAGAATACTTGGTTCAAGTTGGCGTTATGAAAATGAATATTGCGGCGGATTCACTAAAACCAGTGAAGGAAGAGCAACAGGTTAAGCCAGTGGTGAATGTCAGAACACAAACTGGAACGGTCCGAACAGAGCTTGATTTGCGCGGGGAGCGCTATGAAGAAGCAATGGAGAGGCTCGATAAATATCTGGATGCCGCTCTTTTGGCGGGCTATCCTAGTGTTTCTATCATTCATGGAAAAGGAACAGGGGCCCTTCGTAAAGGTGTCCAAACCCGGTTGTCTAAGCACCCCCGCATTAAATCGATAAGATTAGGCGGTATGAATGAAGGCGGGCACGGGGTAACGGTTGTCGAGTTCAAATAG
- a CDS encoding DUF350 domain-containing protein, whose product MESIWDNAYFETIAIYSVVILCMVIFLACFELLTKYKNWVEIKKGNLSVALATGGKILGIANVFRFSIQNGEHIVTIILKGAFGFLLLLLGYFIFEFLTPSFHIDHEIEQDNRAVGLISMMISIGLSYVIGSSLH is encoded by the coding sequence ATGGAATCAATATGGGATAATGCCTACTTTGAAACGATTGCGATTTATAGTGTCGTTATTTTGTGTATGGTCATTTTTCTTGCCTGTTTTGAATTACTAACTAAGTATAAAAACTGGGTTGAAATAAAAAAAGGGAATCTGTCAGTAGCCCTCGCAACAGGCGGGAAAATCCTTGGGATTGCAAATGTTTTTCGCTTCTCGATACAAAATGGAGAGCACATCGTTACGATTATCTTAAAAGGCGCCTTTGGTTTTTTACTTCTTCTGTTGGGCTATTTTATCTTTGAATTTTTAACGCCTTCCTTCCATATTGACCATGAAATTGAGCAAGATAATCGTGCGGTAGGTCTTATTTCAATGATGATTTCGATTGGCCTTTCCTACGTCATTGGATCGAGTCTTCATTAG
- a CDS encoding TetR/AcrR family transcriptional regulator, whose protein sequence is MAVKNRPKYMKIIEAAVDVIAENGFHQAQVSKIAKRAGVADGTIYIYFKNKEDILISLFSEKMGEFIEKIQEEIKDQPTAKEKMTTLVGTHFFQLAADRNMAIVTQLELRQSNKEIRMKINDTLKNYTSLIDALIEEGKLEGVFRTDLDVRLARQMVFGTIDETVTNWVMNDHKFDLVALADPVANLLLNGLSH, encoded by the coding sequence ATGGCAGTTAAAAATCGACCGAAATACATGAAAATTATTGAAGCAGCAGTTGATGTGATTGCTGAAAATGGTTTCCATCAAGCACAGGTATCCAAAATTGCAAAGCGTGCCGGGGTAGCAGATGGGACCATCTACATTTATTTTAAAAATAAAGAGGATATTCTTATCTCACTTTTCAGCGAAAAAATGGGTGAGTTCATTGAAAAAATCCAGGAGGAGATCAAAGATCAACCGACTGCGAAGGAGAAGATGACGACATTGGTCGGCACTCATTTTTTTCAACTGGCTGCGGACCGAAACATGGCGATCGTCACTCAGCTTGAACTCCGTCAATCCAACAAAGAAATACGAATGAAAATTAATGATACGTTAAAGAATTATACCTCACTTATTGATGCCCTGATTGAAGAAGGAAAACTTGAAGGCGTCTTTCGAACCGATTTAGATGTACGATTAGCGCGACAAATGGTGTTTGGAACCATCGATGAGACGGTTACCAACTGGGTGATGAATGATCACAAATTTGATCTTGTAGCGCTCGCTGATCCTGTAGCCAATCTTCTTTTAAACGGCTTAAGTCATTAA
- the polX gene encoding DNA polymerase/3'-5' exonuclease PolX — translation MNKKQIIHSLETIAIYLEFKNENPFKIAAYRRAARALETDERSLDQIDHLNEIKGIGKGTASVISELIETGESELLNELRHELPEGLLTLLKLPGLGAKKIAKLYQELGITDMTSLKKACEEEQLRTLDGFGDKSEEKLLKAILQATERPDRLPLSYMLPLAQQIEQVLSALPEIEQYSRAGSLRRLRETMKDLDYVIATLEPERVSESLLRELAVKEVVGHGNTKMSIQLKCDYQVGVDFRFVEPKSFATALHHFTGSKEHNVLMRQLAKSRGEKISEYGVLQENETLLTFKDETSFFRHFDLAYIPPECREGNDELEQARTVAELNLIEESHINGDLHMHTTWSDGAYSLEEMVEGAIRKGYSYIVITDHSKSLKVANGLTEERLREQIKQIQALNEKYQGKIHLFSGVEMDILPDGRLDYADDILEELDFVIAAIHSSFSQSESVIMKRLENAMRHPKVRLIAHPTGRIIGKREGYAVNQEQLFELASETGTALELNANPHRLDLSAEWLMKAKEKGIRFCINTDAHSLDMLDDMSIGVKAARKAWLTKEQVINTYSLEAFQSFLRDKKR, via the coding sequence ATGAATAAGAAACAAATCATTCACTCTCTGGAAACGATTGCGATCTATCTTGAATTTAAGAATGAAAACCCTTTTAAGATCGCCGCGTACAGGCGGGCTGCCAGAGCACTAGAGACGGATGAACGGAGCCTTGATCAGATTGACCATTTAAATGAGATCAAAGGGATTGGAAAAGGGACAGCTTCTGTCATTTCAGAGCTCATCGAAACAGGGGAGTCAGAGCTATTAAACGAGCTGCGACACGAGCTGCCGGAAGGACTTCTTACGCTTCTAAAACTGCCCGGACTTGGAGCCAAAAAGATAGCTAAGCTCTATCAAGAATTGGGCATAACGGATATGACCTCATTAAAAAAGGCATGTGAAGAAGAACAACTTCGCACACTGGATGGATTTGGTGATAAATCCGAGGAGAAGCTATTAAAAGCCATATTGCAAGCGACCGAGAGACCTGATCGCCTTCCACTTTCTTATATGCTGCCGCTTGCTCAGCAAATTGAGCAGGTTCTTTCTGCACTACCTGAAATCGAGCAGTATTCTAGAGCTGGTTCGCTTAGACGTCTTCGGGAAACCATGAAGGACTTAGATTATGTGATTGCGACGCTAGAACCTGAACGGGTGTCTGAATCGCTGTTACGAGAGCTTGCTGTTAAGGAAGTGGTCGGTCATGGGAACACGAAAATGTCGATTCAGCTTAAATGTGACTATCAGGTCGGTGTTGATTTTCGCTTCGTAGAGCCCAAAAGCTTTGCAACAGCGCTTCATCATTTTACGGGTTCTAAGGAACATAATGTTCTCATGAGACAATTAGCCAAATCAAGAGGGGAGAAAATTAGTGAATATGGCGTGCTGCAGGAGAACGAAACCCTTTTAACTTTTAAAGATGAGACTTCTTTTTTTCGTCACTTCGATTTGGCTTATATTCCTCCTGAATGTCGCGAAGGAAACGATGAGCTGGAGCAAGCAAGAACGGTGGCAGAACTAAATCTAATCGAAGAGTCCCACATTAACGGAGACCTTCACATGCATACGACTTGGAGTGATGGGGCTTATTCACTGGAAGAAATGGTGGAGGGCGCGATTCGAAAGGGTTACTCCTATATAGTCATTACCGACCATTCCAAGTCACTTAAAGTCGCAAATGGCTTAACTGAAGAACGCTTGAGAGAACAAATCAAACAGATTCAGGCATTAAATGAAAAATATCAAGGTAAAATTCATCTATTCAGTGGTGTTGAAATGGATATTTTACCAGACGGCCGTCTTGATTATGCGGATGACATTTTAGAAGAATTGGACTTTGTCATTGCAGCGATTCATTCTTCCTTTTCCCAAAGCGAATCGGTGATTATGAAACGCCTTGAGAACGCCATGCGTCACCCGAAAGTTCGTCTCATTGCCCACCCAACTGGACGGATTATTGGCAAACGAGAGGGCTATGCTGTGAATCAGGAGCAGCTCTTTGAACTTGCTTCAGAAACGGGAACAGCTTTAGAATTAAATGCGAATCCGCACCGCTTAGACCTTTCAGCCGAATGGCTTATGAAGGCAAAGGAAAAAGGCATTCGATTTTGTATTAATACAGATGCCCATTCACTCGATATGTTGGACGATATGTCAATAGGTGTTAAGGCCGCTCGAAAGGCATGGCTAACAAAAGAGCAGGTGATAAATACTTATTCACTAGAGGCCTTTCAATCCTTTTTAAGGGATAAAAAAAGATAA
- the trxA gene encoding thioredoxin codes for MAIEHVTDENFANKTSEGLVVADFWAPWCGPCKMIAPVLEEIDSELSDKVKIVKLNTDENQQVTGQYGVMSIPTLIVFKDGEIVDKVVGFQPKEALVERLQQQF; via the coding sequence ATGGCAATTGAACATGTGACAGACGAGAATTTTGCAAATAAAACTTCTGAGGGATTAGTCGTAGCCGATTTTTGGGCTCCATGGTGCGGACCTTGTAAGATGATTGCTCCTGTCTTAGAAGAGATTGATTCCGAATTAAGCGATAAAGTTAAGATCGTTAAACTTAATACGGATGAAAATCAACAAGTAACCGGTCAATACGGTGTGATGAGCATCCCAACACTTATCGTTTTCAAAGACGGTGAGATCGTGGATAAAGTGGTTGGTTTCCAACCGAAAGAAGCATTGGTTGAACGCCTTCAACAACAATTTTAA
- a CDS encoding AMP-binding protein, translated as MGVEAKPWFEQYPEDISPVNEYDNRPLYEFLRDTGVKHPNKTAIHFLGKEMTFGELLNEVAAFADQLNQLGIKKGDRVAIMLPNCPQAVIAYYGILFAGAIVVETNPLYMDRELEHQMNDSETEFIVCLDALIPRITRVMGKTRLKTVIVTGIQDYLPFPKNLLYPLTPKNKAPKKSEWAQRSGFYSFKELIKKGNSQFQPVPVSGKEDLALLQYTGGTTGLAKGVMLTHYNLIANTIQSQKWMYKSTYGEETLLCVLPFFHVYGMTIAMNLGILFASKMVLLPRFDVEEVLSTIQKQKVTLFPGAPTMYIGLINHPKVSDYDLSSIKACISGSAPLPPEVQETFERLTNGKLVEGYGLSEASPVTHCNLIWGERVKGSIGLPYPDTDVRLVSPETGEEVGVNEVGELVVKGPQVMKGYWKRPEETASVLKDGWLYTGDMAYMDENGYFYIVDRKKNMIIASGYNIYPREVEDVLFEHPDVQEAAVVGIPHPYRGETVKAFVVLKEGRKVNEKVLDQHCRARLAAYKVPRLYEFREELPKTTIGKVLKRTLLDEETRAEDDLKSS; from the coding sequence ATGGGAGTCGAAGCAAAGCCTTGGTTCGAACAATATCCCGAAGACATCTCACCTGTCAATGAATATGACAACCGCCCGCTTTATGAATTTTTAAGAGATACAGGAGTTAAACATCCAAACAAAACAGCGATCCATTTTCTTGGTAAGGAGATGACATTTGGCGAGCTGTTAAACGAAGTGGCAGCTTTTGCTGATCAATTGAATCAGCTAGGTATCAAAAAAGGGGACCGCGTGGCCATCATGCTGCCAAATTGTCCGCAAGCGGTTATTGCTTATTACGGCATTTTATTTGCAGGGGCGATTGTCGTCGAGACCAATCCCCTTTACATGGACCGTGAACTGGAGCATCAGATGAATGATTCTGAAACGGAATTCATCGTCTGTCTCGATGCCCTCATCCCGCGAATCACTCGAGTGATGGGGAAAACGAGGTTGAAAACGGTCATTGTCACCGGAATTCAAGATTATTTGCCCTTTCCAAAGAATCTGCTTTATCCTTTAACACCAAAAAATAAGGCTCCTAAGAAATCAGAATGGGCCCAGCGCTCAGGGTTTTATTCGTTTAAAGAACTTATAAAAAAAGGCAATTCCCAGTTTCAGCCTGTCCCTGTTTCCGGAAAAGAAGATTTGGCTCTACTACAATATACAGGTGGAACAACTGGGCTGGCGAAGGGCGTCATGCTCACCCATTACAATTTAATAGCGAATACGATACAAAGCCAAAAATGGATGTACAAAAGTACATATGGAGAGGAAACGCTTCTCTGTGTACTCCCTTTTTTCCATGTTTATGGAATGACCATTGCGATGAACTTAGGGATCCTTTTTGCATCCAAAATGGTGCTTTTGCCACGTTTTGATGTAGAAGAGGTCTTATCAACGATTCAGAAACAAAAGGTGACTCTCTTTCCAGGTGCGCCTACCATGTATATAGGGTTAATTAATCACCCAAAAGTCAGTGACTATGATCTCTCATCTATAAAAGCTTGTATCAGCGGGTCCGCTCCACTGCCTCCAGAGGTCCAAGAGACGTTTGAACGTCTGACGAATGGCAAGCTGGTCGAAGGATATGGACTGTCAGAAGCGTCCCCCGTCACCCACTGCAATCTCATTTGGGGAGAACGCGTTAAAGGAAGTATTGGGCTCCCGTATCCCGATACAGATGTTCGACTTGTATCCCCTGAAACGGGAGAAGAAGTGGGCGTGAATGAAGTCGGAGAACTCGTCGTAAAAGGCCCGCAAGTCATGAAGGGGTATTGGAAGCGTCCAGAAGAAACGGCTTCTGTATTAAAAGACGGTTGGCTATATACGGGAGACATGGCCTATATGGATGAAAACGGTTATTTTTATATTGTCGACCGAAAGAAGAACATGATTATCGCAAGCGGATACAATATTTATCCAAGAGAAGTAGAGGACGTGTTATTTGAACATCCTGACGTCCAGGAAGCCGCAGTGGTAGGGATTCCTCATCCTTATCGGGGTGAAACCGTGAAGGCCTTTGTTGTTCTTAAAGAAGGACGCAAGGTCAATGAGAAGGTGCTTGATCAACATTGCCGAGCCCGTCTCGCCGCTTATAAAGTCCCAAGACTCTATGAATTTCGAGAGGAACTGCCAAAAACGACAATTGGAAAAGTGCTGAAACGAACGCTTCTTGATGAAGAAACGCGTGCGGAAGACGATCTGAAAAGCTCATGA
- a CDS encoding electron transfer flavoprotein subunit beta/FixA family protein produces the protein MNIYVIIKRTFDTEEKIAIQNGKIVEDGAEFIINPYDEYAIEEAIKTRDEHGGEVTVVTVGDQDAEKELRTALAMGCDKAVLIDSEEIENYDQTSTETILATFFEDKEVDLIFAGNVSIDNGTGQVGPRVAEKLGMAHVSTITKFELEGSKVRLERDVEGDVEIIETSLPLLVTAQQGLNEPRYPSLPGIMKAKKKPLEVIELDDLDLDEDELEGKTETVDVYLPPAKQAGKILEGDIEEQAKELVRLLKSEAKVI, from the coding sequence GTGAATATTTATGTCATTATTAAACGTACCTTTGACACCGAAGAAAAAATCGCGATCCAAAACGGAAAAATTGTTGAGGATGGGGCGGAATTCATTATTAATCCATACGATGAATACGCCATTGAAGAAGCGATCAAAACTCGTGATGAACACGGGGGAGAAGTAACTGTTGTGACCGTTGGTGACCAGGATGCGGAAAAAGAGCTGCGTACCGCACTGGCAATGGGCTGTGACAAAGCAGTTCTTATTGACAGTGAAGAGATTGAAAATTATGACCAGACCTCTACCGAAACGATTCTTGCCACATTTTTTGAAGATAAAGAGGTCGATCTGATCTTTGCAGGAAATGTATCCATTGATAATGGGACGGGTCAAGTTGGCCCTCGAGTAGCAGAAAAGTTAGGAATGGCCCATGTTTCAACCATTACCAAGTTTGAATTGGAAGGCAGCAAGGTGAGACTTGAGCGCGATGTGGAAGGGGACGTCGAAATTATCGAAACATCCTTACCGCTTCTAGTTACGGCCCAACAAGGATTAAACGAGCCACGTTATCCTTCTTTACCAGGGATCATGAAAGCGAAGAAAAAGCCTCTTGAAGTTATTGAACTGGATGATCTGGACCTTGATGAGGATGAGCTTGAAGGTAAGACTGAGACAGTTGACGTCTACCTGCCTCCTGCAAAACAAGCAGGGAAAATTTTAGAAGGCGATATCGAAGAACAAGCAAAAGAGCTTGTTAGACTCCTAAAATCAGAAGCAAAAGTCATTTAA
- a CDS encoding electron transfer flavoprotein subunit alpha/FixB family protein encodes MGRKTLVLAEARDGALRHVSYEAIAAGKKVADGGEVVAVLLGQGVIELGKTLGFYGADRVIVSENEALAHYTPDGYKQALKQIIDLEQPEAIVMGHTAMGKDLSAGLAARLNSGLISDVTEIQEENGELLFVRPIYSGKAFQKKRIKEGLVFVSVRPNNIDALEIDESRDVDVQSVEVVIKDLRTAIKDLLKKTSNGVDLSEAKVIISGGRGVKNAEGFEPLKELADVLGGTVGASRGACDAGYCDYSLQIGQTGKVVTPDLYIACGISGAIQHLAGMSNSKIIVAINKDPEANIFNVADYGIVGDLFEVVPLLTKYVKEVLQEA; translated from the coding sequence ATGGGAAGAAAAACATTGGTGTTAGCAGAAGCACGCGATGGGGCATTGAGACATGTTTCTTATGAAGCCATTGCTGCTGGGAAGAAAGTCGCGGATGGCGGTGAGGTTGTCGCTGTTTTGCTTGGTCAAGGAGTTATTGAATTAGGTAAGACGCTTGGGTTTTACGGGGCAGACCGCGTCATTGTCAGTGAAAACGAGGCGTTAGCTCATTATACGCCAGATGGTTACAAACAGGCTTTGAAGCAAATCATCGATCTAGAACAACCGGAAGCGATTGTTATGGGACATACAGCTATGGGAAAAGACTTATCCGCTGGCCTTGCTGCACGCTTGAATTCCGGACTCATTTCGGATGTGACCGAAATTCAAGAAGAAAATGGGGAACTCTTATTTGTCCGTCCCATTTATTCAGGAAAAGCTTTTCAAAAGAAACGGATAAAGGAGGGACTGGTGTTTGTCAGTGTGCGCCCTAATAATATAGATGCTTTAGAAATAGACGAAAGCCGTGATGTTGACGTGCAGTCTGTTGAAGTCGTCATTAAAGATCTTCGTACTGCCATTAAAGATCTTCTTAAAAAGACTTCAAACGGCGTGGATCTTTCGGAAGCAAAGGTCATTATTTCGGGTGGCCGAGGTGTAAAAAATGCTGAAGGATTCGAACCTCTAAAGGAATTAGCTGACGTGTTAGGCGGAACCGTTGGCGCTTCACGTGGTGCTTGTGATGCGGGGTATTGTGACTATTCCCTTCAAATTGGTCAAACAGGTAAAGTGGTCACACCTGACCTCTATATTGCGTGTGGTATTTCCGGGGCAATACAGCATCTTGCCGGTATGTCTAACTCGAAAATTATTGTCGCCATCAACAAAGATCCAGAAGCCAACATATTTAACGTTGCAGATTATGGAATTGTGGGCGATCTCTTTGAAGTGGTTCCGCTTCTGACAAAATACGTGAAAGAAGTTCTCCAAGAAGCTTAA